In Etheostoma cragini isolate CJK2018 chromosome 9, CSU_Ecrag_1.0, whole genome shotgun sequence, the following are encoded in one genomic region:
- the rasl11b gene encoding ras-like protein family member 11B: protein MRLIQNMTTIAEYPAPECSVPNRVIKMAVIGGSGVGKTALVVRFLTRRFIGDYERNAGNLYSREVKVDGEQVTIQVQDTPGVEMTDNGINLPDHVTCSIQWADAVVLVYSVTDRRSFDLINQLHQLVVRTGGANMPPVILLANKADLLHLRRVDSQQGPMLAGTLGCSFYEVSASEDYSEVHKAFHRLCCQLAKQPPPATNSAGTTTEKRRSPLIPRPKSPNMQDLKRRFKQALSAKVRTVTSV from the exons atgcgTCTCATCCAGAACATGACGACCATTGCGGAGTACCCAGCGCCCGAATGCTCGGTCCCAAACCGGGTCATTAAAATGGCCGTGATAGGAGGCAGCGGAGTTGGAAAAACAG CGCTCGTGGTGAGATTCCTAACGAGGCGCTTCATCGGAGACTACGAAAGAAATGCTG GTAATCTCTATTCCAGAGAAGTGAAGGTGGATGGAGAGCAAGTGACCATCCAGGTTCAAGACACTCCTGGTGTGGAG ATGACTGATAATGGCATCAACTTACCAGATCATGTGACCTGCTCCATCCAGTGGGCTGATGCAGTGGTGCTAGTGTACTCTGTGACCGACCGACGCAGCTTCGATTTGATCAATCAGTTGCATCAGCTGGTTGTTCGTACCGGTGGCGCCAACATGCCTCCAGTAATCCTGCTGGCCAACAAGGCGGACCTGCTGCACCTGAGGCGGGTGGACTCCCAGCAGGGCCCTATGCTGGCGGGCACCCTGGGCTGTTCTTTCTACGAAGTATCTGCCAGTGAGGACTACAGCGAGGTGCACAAGGCTTTCCACAGGCTGTGCTGCCAGCTAGCCAAGCAGCCGCCTCCTGCCACCAACTCTGCCGGCACTACGACAGAGAAGAGGCGCTCGCCCCTCATCCCCAGGCCAAAATCTCCCAATATGCAAGACCTGAAGAGGCGCTTCAAGCAAGCACTGTCGGCCAAAGTCAGGACGGTCACCTCTGTGTGA